The Anopheles merus strain MAF chromosome 2L, AmerM5.1, whole genome shotgun sequence genome has a segment encoding these proteins:
- the LOC121592373 gene encoding uncharacterized protein LOC121592373 → MESIWENISTALELAPDTADRWLAKLRAQYAQSHRHYHTESELIRRKVPHLTGASVCIQLAALFQYYHFEADKDCVARNCETVGEFFTDAQIENKTLEANVKRLLGDLQMEAGDLSESDVQYFQDLDLLVLGIPAEEYKQYTQQLRNECPAEDVSSYDKMRLKLLQALSRIPSIYMTAQFSERFESAARTNIEQEIKDLQSK, encoded by the exons ATGGAATCGATATGGGAAAACATCAGCACCGCGCTGGAACTGGCGCCCGACACAGCGGACAGGTGGTTGGCCAAGCTTCGGGCACAGTACGCGCAAAGCCATCGCCACTACCACACGGAGTCCGAGCTGATCCGTCGAAAGGTTCCTCATCTAACGGGAGCGAGTGTATGCATTCAGCTGGCCGCCCTGTTTCAGTATTACCACTTCGAGGCGGACAAAGACTGTGTCGCACGGAATTGTGAGACAGTGGGTGAATTCTTTACCGATGCACAGATTGAAAAT AAAACGCTGGAAGCGAACGTAAAGCGACTGCTGGGAGACTTGCAGATGGAGGCTGGGGATCTATCCGAGAGTGACGTGCAATACTTTCAGGACTTGGACCTGCTAGTACTGGG TATCCCGGCGGAAGAGTACAAACAATACACCCAGCAGCTTCGTAACGAATGTCCGGCAGAGGATGTCAGTTCCTACGATAAAATGCGCCTTAAG CTACTGCAAGCGCTGAGCCGCATACCGAGCATTTACATGACGGCGCAGTTCAGCGAGCGCTTCGAGAGTGCCGCACGCACCAACATTGAGCAGGAAATTAAGGATTTGCAATCGAAATAG
- the LOC121591390 gene encoding NEDD4-binding protein 1 isoform X2: MARTRAGKKQQLNGPAQPRRSTKKEKPNTFKAKRRTKKKPTNQLAQTFASMDTRQANMSPGKMSKAMKRSSKENLRRLSAIVEKRRKQQDAVVHLQNMPVAVNPQNGGIKENNRQKSAPDTIVIEDSDEESEPTGGTGGDAVENASADPLFYVDRNPGIREEDVPLYVVGSDVEEQSASPKDGEPKQQQSSSVSIEPDRQSATIEPDESSVIVLDSTFDQTMNNSMKDMKINAAECVEPIKVDTAEPCTSSSSTRTNTSATKVQTKKKIRSNSQVAETIVTDVIDLSDYPDTEQPSCSSYAASNTKTPAFPTLDCIPLGYSASNATRAKPNRPQQKPHTNGSGSGSGGGKGDGKGGGKGGGGGGKGTNTNDVVIGSALHVEKKIKRMVIIDGNNVAYGHLNGKMFSVKGLELCINYFKKLGFEVTAVVPQFKLKRHQSTDQALLEQMHRNGDVTLAPCKSLPGQCSSSYDDRLILSIAEQFDGVIISNDNFRDLLDISPEWRRIIETRVVGYSWVKDCFFLPDDPYGRYGPTLQQILYRTSH; encoded by the exons ATGGCTCGCACTAGGGCGGGCAAGAAGCAGCAATTAAACGGGCCTGCTCAACCACGTCGTAgcaccaaaaaggaaaaacccaACACTTTCAAAGCTAAACGGAGAACTAAAAAGAAACCGACAAACCAGCTGGCACAAACCTTCGCAAGCATGGATACCCGGCAG GCAAACATGAGCCCTGGCAAGATGTCGAAAGCGATGAAACGAAGCTCGAAGGAGAATCTGCGCCGGTTGAGCGCTATTGTGGAGAAACGTCGCAAGCAGCAGGATGCAGTAGTGCATCTCCAAAACATGCCAGTCGCTGTCAATCCACAGAACGGGGGTATCAAAGAGAATAATCGACAAAAATCGGCCCCCGATACGATCGTGATTGAGGATTCGGACGAAGAAAGTGAGCCGACGGGTGGTACGGGTGGTGATGCAGTGGAAAATGCTTCCGCTGATCCTTTGTTTTACGTCGATCGTAATCCTGGCATACGGGAGGAAGATGTTCCACTGTACGTCGTCGGTAGCGATGTGGAGGAACAATCAGCATCACCGAAGGATGGTgaaccaaaacaacagcaatcATCGTCGGTCAGTATCGAACCGGACCGCCAGTCTGCCACGATCGAACCGGACGAAAGTAGTGTGATTGTGCTAGACAGCACGTTCGATCAAACGATGAACAACAGCATGAAGGACATGAAGATCAACGCTGCTGAGTGTGTAGAACCAATAAAGGTGGACACTGCCGAACCGTGCACGAGTTCAAGCAGTACCAGGACCAATACCAGTGCCACTAAAGTacaaacgaagaagaagatccGCTCCAACAGTCAAGTTGCCGAAACGATCGTTACCGATGTGATCGATTTGAGCGACTATCCCGATACGGAGCAACCTTCTTGCTCGTCATATGCTGCCAGCAACACCAAAACGCCAGCCTTTCCCACGCTGGATTGTATCCCGCTCGGGTACAGCGCGTCCAACGCTACACGAGCGAAACCCAATCGTCCTCAACAGAAGCCACACACAAATGGCAGTGGTagcggtagtggtggtggtaaagGTGATGGTAAAGGTGGTGGtaaaggtggtggtggtggtggaaaaggCACGAATACGAATGATGTGGTTATTGGGTCGGCTCTTCATGTAGAAAAGAAGATAAAGCGGATGGTGATCATTGATGGAAATAATGTCGCGTATGG CCATCTCAATGGGAAGATGTTCTCGGTAAAGGGGTTAGAGCTGTGTATAAATTACTTTAAAAAGCTCGGCTTCGAGGTGACCGCCGTAGTGCCTCAGTTTAA gTTAAAAAGGCATCAAAGCACGGACCAGGCATTGCTAGAACAGATGCATCGAAATGGCGATGTAACGCTGGCCCCGTGCAAAAGTCTTCCCGGCCAGTGCTCTTCATCGTACGATGATCG ATTAATACTATCAATCGCCGAACAGTTTGATGGTGTGATCATATCGAACGATAATTTTCGTGATCTTCTTGACATTTCTCCAG AATGGCGGCGCATTATAGAAACGCGTGTCGTCGGTTACTCGTGGGTAAAAGACTGCTTCTTCCTGCCGGACGATCCGTACGGACGGTACGGTCCCACGCTGCAACAGATACTGTATCGCACATCGCATTAG
- the LOC121591402 gene encoding uncharacterized protein LOC121591402: protein MAAYIVIPVIVLTIMAIWFMVYMYDKRIKPTVSSTSTPATTTCTNVRQEGAIVYTISNTPNNVGATGIARPASDLNSGATHIRIEPDGRGGPPPQYGGYTSQNLIVVTTIPRDLPPSYDQVVTNRNDSPITSSSNDTAV from the exons ATGGCGGCCTACATAGTGATACCGGTGATCGTTCTAACGATAATGGCCATTTGGTTTATGGTG TACATGTACGACAAACGAATAAAACCCACAGTTAGTTCGACATCGACACCGG CCACGACAACCTGCACAAACGTACGGCAGGAAGGGGCTATAGTGTACACAATTTCCAACACACCCAACAACGTTGGGGCGACCGGTATTGCACGCCCTGCCTCGGATCTGAACAGTGGTGCCACACACATCCGCATCGAGCCCGATGGACGTGGTGGTCCACCGCCGCAGTACGGTGGCTACACGAGCCAGAATTTGATTGTTGTAACGACAATTCCAAGAG ATTTGCCGCCATCGTACGATCAGGTGGTAACGAACAGGAATGATTCACCGATCACTAGTAGTAGTAACGATACGGCAGTATAA
- the LOC121591390 gene encoding NEDD4-binding protein 1 isoform X1, whose amino-acid sequence MSFVITIFPQRASMARTRAGKKQQLNGPAQPRRSTKKEKPNTFKAKRRTKKKPTNQLAQTFASMDTRQANMSPGKMSKAMKRSSKENLRRLSAIVEKRRKQQDAVVHLQNMPVAVNPQNGGIKENNRQKSAPDTIVIEDSDEESEPTGGTGGDAVENASADPLFYVDRNPGIREEDVPLYVVGSDVEEQSASPKDGEPKQQQSSSVSIEPDRQSATIEPDESSVIVLDSTFDQTMNNSMKDMKINAAECVEPIKVDTAEPCTSSSSTRTNTSATKVQTKKKIRSNSQVAETIVTDVIDLSDYPDTEQPSCSSYAASNTKTPAFPTLDCIPLGYSASNATRAKPNRPQQKPHTNGSGSGSGGGKGDGKGGGKGGGGGGKGTNTNDVVIGSALHVEKKIKRMVIIDGNNVAYGHLNGKMFSVKGLELCINYFKKLGFEVTAVVPQFKLKRHQSTDQALLEQMHRNGDVTLAPCKSLPGQCSSSYDDRLILSIAEQFDGVIISNDNFRDLLDISPEWRRIIETRVVGYSWVKDCFFLPDDPYGRYGPTLQQILYRTSH is encoded by the exons ATGAGTTTTGTTATTACAATCTTTCCACAACGCGCCAGCATGGCTCGCACTAGGGCGGGCAAGAAGCAGCAATTAAACGGGCCTGCTCAACCACGTCGTAgcaccaaaaaggaaaaacccaACACTTTCAAAGCTAAACGGAGAACTAAAAAGAAACCGACAAACCAGCTGGCACAAACCTTCGCAAGCATGGATACCCGGCAG GCAAACATGAGCCCTGGCAAGATGTCGAAAGCGATGAAACGAAGCTCGAAGGAGAATCTGCGCCGGTTGAGCGCTATTGTGGAGAAACGTCGCAAGCAGCAGGATGCAGTAGTGCATCTCCAAAACATGCCAGTCGCTGTCAATCCACAGAACGGGGGTATCAAAGAGAATAATCGACAAAAATCGGCCCCCGATACGATCGTGATTGAGGATTCGGACGAAGAAAGTGAGCCGACGGGTGGTACGGGTGGTGATGCAGTGGAAAATGCTTCCGCTGATCCTTTGTTTTACGTCGATCGTAATCCTGGCATACGGGAGGAAGATGTTCCACTGTACGTCGTCGGTAGCGATGTGGAGGAACAATCAGCATCACCGAAGGATGGTgaaccaaaacaacagcaatcATCGTCGGTCAGTATCGAACCGGACCGCCAGTCTGCCACGATCGAACCGGACGAAAGTAGTGTGATTGTGCTAGACAGCACGTTCGATCAAACGATGAACAACAGCATGAAGGACATGAAGATCAACGCTGCTGAGTGTGTAGAACCAATAAAGGTGGACACTGCCGAACCGTGCACGAGTTCAAGCAGTACCAGGACCAATACCAGTGCCACTAAAGTacaaacgaagaagaagatccGCTCCAACAGTCAAGTTGCCGAAACGATCGTTACCGATGTGATCGATTTGAGCGACTATCCCGATACGGAGCAACCTTCTTGCTCGTCATATGCTGCCAGCAACACCAAAACGCCAGCCTTTCCCACGCTGGATTGTATCCCGCTCGGGTACAGCGCGTCCAACGCTACACGAGCGAAACCCAATCGTCCTCAACAGAAGCCACACACAAATGGCAGTGGTagcggtagtggtggtggtaaagGTGATGGTAAAGGTGGTGGtaaaggtggtggtggtggtggaaaaggCACGAATACGAATGATGTGGTTATTGGGTCGGCTCTTCATGTAGAAAAGAAGATAAAGCGGATGGTGATCATTGATGGAAATAATGTCGCGTATGG CCATCTCAATGGGAAGATGTTCTCGGTAAAGGGGTTAGAGCTGTGTATAAATTACTTTAAAAAGCTCGGCTTCGAGGTGACCGCCGTAGTGCCTCAGTTTAA gTTAAAAAGGCATCAAAGCACGGACCAGGCATTGCTAGAACAGATGCATCGAAATGGCGATGTAACGCTGGCCCCGTGCAAAAGTCTTCCCGGCCAGTGCTCTTCATCGTACGATGATCG ATTAATACTATCAATCGCCGAACAGTTTGATGGTGTGATCATATCGAACGATAATTTTCGTGATCTTCTTGACATTTCTCCAG AATGGCGGCGCATTATAGAAACGCGTGTCGTCGGTTACTCGTGGGTAAAAGACTGCTTCTTCCTGCCGGACGATCCGTACGGACGGTACGGTCCCACGCTGCAACAGATACTGTATCGCACATCGCATTAG